GAAccccggaaagaagccgagcggatgaaaggcttacaagcagtctgaaaaagaaagcccttgagtgtcaagatgacctagaaaagtctgaggccagtctagcaaaagtccgGGCTCAATTGGCGGAAAATGCAAAAGGTTGGACatagtttgtgcaacaaatgaagagaaaGTATGAAGGAACAATCACCAGCCTAAAAAGAAAAGTAACTACTCTTGAGAATGTGGCAGCCAAGcaggctaaagatttcaaagctgatagggaagactgttatgatttgatggctcagatggaggaagaaatgcaacggttgcaaaatcaacatctctatgacactcaggtgttagaagcctGAAATCAACAGGTCGAGCGTCTACTTCAGGAAAAAGGTAGAATCCAAGAGCGGGTCAAAGCCATTGTcgtgaaatgccaagcatgtgaggatatgactcgcaccactttcttcgcggcagtgatgacctttgtccgacagataatgagtgatttggagagacttcaaagggatctttcATATAGGCCCATGGCGAGAccaaatgatgtcccgcgggccctaggagcatttgaggcattaatgtattcatgattttcattagagtctgttagtctgtttgcgagtctgtattttcttttattggagtctgttagctagttttcgagtctgttgttttcacctttctgtcagagtctcttggtcttgttttgagtcagagtctgttaatttcccttttcgagtctgtcagttttataatttggtagaatgagtggttgtaatcaaaactgttttattttatggaaaaatttgaaaacccaaaaatgttttgtTTTCTGCACTTATTTCccagaactatgcttggtctgattcatgcggggtcatgatacgtaggcagtctccataggattcgaccataaccaaaagaaagaaaaaaaaaagaaaaagagaaaagaaaaaaaagaggaaaaacaagagaaaaacacgaaaagaaaagagagagaaaataagaaacagtgagaaggaaacaatggcaaagcAAGAAAGAGTcgtgagagaataaaaacaaagagagatcaagcaaggaaaggcaagaatgaaaaagaaaaaaaaaagaaaaaaaaagagagaaaagagaagttgcaaataaaaataagaaaaaatcggGATGACGCAAgaaaccgatcaaatgcataataaaaacggttaactgcttaggtgcattcattcctcAAATGTGAGGTTGCATATCTGTTAAACCCTGATCGTTAACAAGTTTACTATTGTCGTCAAGCaacaggtaggtggttagtttgattggcattctggcaactcactcttacaacacccggtccaaaaacaaattgatcatggccaaccaagaacttgAGGCCagtattgtcgatccgtcaaaagaggtggaagaatcggaggttaatctgaaagatgagttTTATAAGctaaagcagcagatggctgaaatgtaccaagcatgggcaaaagggcacccaccgccagtttaccccgccaaccctgcttttatcccgccattggctcagccccaagaacctcccactgtgaactcatctccgacctttcccctctaccaacaatgccacggcaccacttcccatacatcataagctccaccacccaaacaagtctcgtaCCCTCCCCCACCAGTCACTCCagtttttgtggcacccccacctgctgcattacactgatcctccagtgagcctctgttctagactcacgacaaccagtattaccccctAGAGCCCACttcccggagcccactttcaaggttcaCGAACcatattcctacactcctcattttgacctccctgcgGAAACCaaaaaaccatctaaaaatcccgaacaagaggagatgttcaggaaagttaaaagcctggaacagtcattcagggATATGCGGGgtttgggaggtcaagtaagtgtggcttacaaataTCTATGTCTATTTCTAGATGTGCAATTgtcggcagggtttaagatgcccaagtttgatttgtatgatgggcatggtgatccagtggcgcatttgagaagtttttgtagcaaaatgaggagAGATGGCGGGAAAGACGCGCTACTAATGGTGTATTTCAGTTAGAGTCTGAGTGGTTCAGCGCTGGAATGGTATACTTGGtaggatcacggaagatggtacacatgggatgatatatcccaggcatttgcttgtcacttccagtataatctCGAGATTATTCTGGATTGTCTGTCTTTgacgaaacttgagaaaaagcacaatgaaagtttcagagaatatggttttaggtggagagagcaggcagcaagggtagaccctccaatgaaagaaagtgaaatggtggactattttctGCAGGCTTTAAAACATATGTATTACGGTCATTTGGTATCAgttataggcaagtccttcaatgaagtggtaaatatgggcggtatggtagaagaagggctcaagacaaacaaaatcatgagttattcggctattaaggcaaccactcaggccattcaaagcggaactggggagtaattggaaagaagaagaaagaggatgaagcaacgattgattcaggagcttggttcggacctaggggttcacctcaccactatcatcagcctcgtccccaccaccaaacctacccccacaccttgtataatccaccccaacattaCTACTCACCACCAGACCCCCATTTATCTTTCCACTATGCCCAAACATACAGTCAACCTTCGGCCCACGCACAATGGTGTGCGCCaatcccacaaaatacatacccagctccacaaaatgcctatccacccccaagagcctacaaaAACCCTcctagatcaggtttccggcccaaccaagcatttaagaacgagaggttgcagaagaagaaaaccttcactccattgagagaatcctataccagtttgttccacaggttgcgacaattgggtatgctgagttcgatcgagccaaaacttccaaatcctcccccgaggaatcttgatcactctgtgagttgtgaatattgttccggTGCTCCAGGGCACGAAACAGAGaaatgctggcaattgaaaacagctatttaagagctcattgatactaatcggattgaggtccaagctctataggtgcccaatatcaaccagaatccattgtcggcccatcatgagacaaatatgatcgagatagtgcataggggaggggaTCCTAAGAAGCCTTCAtagaccatcatgatgattcggtccagtgaagtcaggccggttgaaaagccaacaagtgagaaatcagtgatcGGTTGAGCGGGGCAAACAGTGAACCATCTGTAGTAATCAAGAAGGGGACCCCAAGTGATGTGGTagtaaaacaagaaagagcaaaagtggttgtgccaggagtggcgaacaagcctatTGTAATTGTGAAGGGTGCCTGCACAggtcctgtcattatcaagccggtaactaaattaccgatagtcaatagcaaggcggtcccatggaattatgaatgagtgacagtgacttacaaggggaaagaggttaaagaagaagtttgtgagacccatggtttgacttgatcggggagatgctttgcccccaaagagttgagaaaagctaagatatCCAAAGATAACCCGTTGCTAGTGAAGAAAGTTGtaaccgaggaagaagcagaggaattcttgagaaagatgaaagtgcaggactattccattgtagagtagttgaggaagacaccggctcagatttcactattgtcattattgatccatttagACGAGCACCGCCGGGCTTTAATGAAGATcatgaatgaggcccacgttcctgacaaaatctcagtaaaccacttggaaaagatagctaacaagatatttgaggtaaacagagtcactttttctgatggtgagctgcccgtagagggtactgagcacaatagagccatATATCTTATGGTGAAATgcaaagattctgtggttactcgggtactggttgacaatggttctagtgagaccatttgccctctctccactctaaacaagttAAAGGTGGATGACGAAAGAATTCACAAAAACAATATCtgcattcggggattcgacgatggagggaaagattcagtcgtggacatagtgcttgagcttacaatagggccagttgaatttaccatggagttccaggttctctatgtggctgtttcttacaatctgctgttaggtcgaccctggattcatgctgccaaagcggtcccatctactctgcatcaaatggtcaagtttgaatgggatagacaggaaattgttgtgtaCAGTGAAGACAATTTGTGTGTTcttagtgatgccattgttccgttcatagagtttgaagacaacaaggggccatgggtttatcaggtttttgacacagtatcggtagagaaaatttcaAAAGGGAAGTGTGTTCCAACTCCGAGGGTAGCTACTGCATCAGTTATGGTaaccgttgaaatgttga
This sequence is a window from Nicotiana sylvestris chromosome 3, ASM39365v2, whole genome shotgun sequence. Protein-coding genes within it:
- the LOC138888151 gene encoding uncharacterized protein, coding for MHLQFENGLQAAADEGEKKKLTQENEALKAQIRKMKIVARTPERSRADERLTSSLKKKALECQDDLEKSEASLAKVRAQLAENAKAKQAKDFKADREDCYDLMAQMEEEMQRLQNQHLYDTQVLEA